A window from Temnothorax longispinosus isolate EJ_2023e chromosome 1, Tlon_JGU_v1, whole genome shotgun sequence encodes these proteins:
- the Morula gene encoding anaphase-promoting complex subunit 2 has translation MAKVELKSRDFFFDQLDHVFPIIRGKVKEECTEEEFMNLVEVIQFFKSTYYVIEIVIHNIEQYIRCYVAPAFWKKFEYTEDGQRGFELFKSAVDDLYEHLMEFLPVLKKLEYLRQNKGAECSLLRGKDDIDIEARFRLIVRATLLSQLPLCHECIIGHFYKIAFNIFCILDNSSQADMSASEIQCTRCAQEVENCRCQMIVYMFHETNRKLIELELLERLVGNVLTSLIHIRIENHVIQKCDKTFDVSQLASLENWLETVVMKWLIRVYSGGFSNTEALGDEIRDAINKFKQKLSHYLYETYTNIRIDHLFNIIIEYPESQPAVDDLRICLERTDKRKALVKNLQEAIKTRLLHAGVNTPDIVTAYIAAIKALKHLDPTGVLLETVTEPIKCYLRSREDTVRSVVNSLLDDSPSELADELVRGECLQLDDGSADDESEDWEKWLPDPVDADPAKSTQRKVSDIISTLVNVYGSQDLFVNEYRTLLADRLLSQLNYHTEREIRHLELLKRRFGENQLHYCEVMLKDVYDSKRIDGNIHSDTSYNLQRELFPTSALILSAQFWPPFKEDWKLKLPSIVQNQLNKYVKAFEALKGNRTLCWKPHLGNVSLEIELKDRKLDINVTPVHATIILHFQDKNEWTLQDLAEVMHAPATVLRRKMSFWVSQGLLKETSSDVFILQEESTSKSRLSTDIIEDEEAESAMASASDQREEELQVFWSYIVGMLTNLDSLPIERIHQMLKMFASQGPGAVECGLPELRQFLDRKVREHQLLLSGSLYRLPKS, from the exons ATGGCGAAGGTAGAGCTGAAATCGAGGGATTTTTTCTTCGATCAATTAGACCATGTATTTCCAATAATTAGAGGAAAG gttAAAGAGGAATGTACGGAGGaagaatttatgaatttagTAGAAGTTATACAATTCTTCAAGTCGACGTACTATGTCATAGAGATCGTGATTCATAACATAGAACAGTACATTCGTTGTTACGTGGCCCCGGCATTCTGGAAGAAGTTTGAGTACACAGAGGATGGCCAACGGGGCTTTGAATTGTTCAAGTCTGCTGTCGATGATCTGTACGAACATCTCATGGAATTTCTGCCGGTTCTAAAGAAGCTAGAATACTTAAGGCAGAACAAAGGCGCGGAATGTTCTCTACTAAGGGGCAAGGACGATATAGATATAGAAGCACGATTCAGGCTTATCGTGAGAGCGACATTACTGAGCCAGTTACCTCTGTGCCACGAATGTATCATaggacatttttataaaatcgcgttcaacatattttgcattttggaCAACTCGTCACAAG cGGACATGTCAGCCAGCGAGATCCAGTGCACAAGATGTGCCCAGGAAGTGGAGAACTGCCGGTGCCAGATGATAGTTTACATGTTTCACGAGacaaacagaaaattaatcgAGCTGGAGTTATTGGAGAGACTTGTAGGAAACGTACTCACGTCGCTGATCCATATTCGTATCGAGAATCACGTAATTCAAAAGTGCGATAAGACGTTTGATGTGTCACAGTTGGCCTCATTAGAAAAT TGGCTCGAGACCGTCGTCATGAAGTGGCTGATAAGAGTTTACTCCGGTGGTTTCTCGAACACGGAAGCACTTGGCGACGAAATTCGCGACGCCATAAACAAGTTTAAGCAGAAGTTATCTCATTATCTGTACGAAACGTACACCAACATAAGAATCGATCATCtctttaacataataatag AATATCCCGAGTCGCAACCCGCGGTGGACGATCTCCGAATTTGTTTAGAAAGAACCGATAAGCGGAAGGCCCTGGTTAAGAATCTGCAGGAAGCGATCAAAACGAGGCTTCTGCATGCCGGTGTGAATACCCCGGATATAGTGACCGCTTATATTGCCGCGATTAAAGCGCTCAAACACCTCGATCCAACTGGAGTTCTTCTAGAAACTGTTACGGAGCCCATTAA ATGCTACTTAAGGAGCAGAGAAGACACCGTACGTTCCGTCGTTAATAGCCTGCTCGATGATTCACCCAGCGAGTTAGCCGATGAATTGGTGAGGGGCGAGTGCCTGCAGCTGGACGACGGTTCGGCGGACGATGAGTCTGAAGATTGGGAGAAATGGTTGCCGGATCCGGTCGACGCTGATCCCG CTAAGTCGACACAGCGTAAAGTGTCTGACATAATCTCTACGCTGGTGAACGTTTACGGCAGCCAGGATTTATTCGTCAACGAGTATCGCACGTTGCTGGCGGATAGACTACTCTCGCAACTCAACTATCATACCGAACGCGAGATACGTCACTTGGAGTTGTTGAAAAGGCGATTCGGAGAGAATCAGCTGCATTACTGCGAAGTCATGCTGAAGGACGTTTACGATTCGAAAAGGATAGACGGTAACATCCACTCTGACACCAGTTACAACTTGCAAAGGGAACTTTTTCCCACTTCCGCGCTTATACTATCGGCGCAGTTCTGGCCGCCGTTTAAAGAAGACTGGAAATTGAAACTGCCGAGCATCGTGCAGAATCAATTGAACAAATACGTAAAGGCGTTCGAGGCTTTGAAGGGAAACAGAACGCTCTGCTGGAAGCCTCACTTGGGAAACGTGAGCCTGGAAATCGAATTGAAGGACAGAAAGCTGGATATAAACGTCACGCCGGTGCACGCGACGATTATCTTGCACTTCCAGGATAAAA ATGAGTGGACTTTGCAAGATCTGGCGGAGGTGATGCACGCACCGGCGACTGTTCTGCGACGCAAGATGTCATTCTGGGTGTCGCAAGGCCTTCTGAAGGAGACATCTAGTGACGTGTTTATTCTGCAAGAGGAGAGTACGTCCAAGAGTCGTTTATCGACCGACATCATCGAGGACGAAGAGGCTGAAAGCGCAATGGCTTCAGCCAGCGATCAGAGAGAGGAGGAACTACAGGTATTCTGGTCGTACATTGTTGGGATGTTGACGAATCTAGATTCATTGCCAATAGAAAGGATTCATCAGATGTTGAAAATGTTCGCGTCGCAAGGACCGGGTGCCGTGGAATGCGGTTTGCCGGAACTAAGGCAGTTTCTGGACAGAAAAGTCAGGGAACATCAGCTGTTGCTCTCCGGTAGTCTCTATCGATTACCGAAGTCATAA
- the LOC139813473 gene encoding transmembrane protein 177 isoform X1 yields the protein MIESSAAQVTLQNCRVNMNVFSFKYRNVILGVTAIAVGYCAVLTPHTVFLKKYRYMVARYQMSKEVPLGSKIQERIQKVMDDLKLPDDVRNAIKPFSVFGFDMLHAGTLNAKYGAILGIPVNFTNTAEQLHENLCIKEEPVDWTRQDARIFLKAVMLSEDAQKFAIAREILRIQAEEPYFNSLVLVLTVAALWTLCSVVSYRFRLREGNATVRRIFYAVFTLFGVILWLGVKDYRSNQLDKRDDEALCRLGAEYIKGGQEFYEKMLIRNRALRSLLGPEGKKIYTAYGNEETFLRQKHMPITHRKDFFDFHLRNLEGMK from the exons ATGATCGAGAGTTCTGCCGCGCAAGTAACTCTGCAG aattGCCGTGTAAACATGAATGTATTTTCATTCAAGTATAGGAACGTGATTCTGGGGGTGACTGCGATCGCCGTTGGATATTGCGCGGTCCTCACGCCACACACTGTCTTCCTGAAAAAATACAGATACATGGTGGCCAGATATCA AATGTCCAAGGAAGTGCCGTTAGGCTCTAAAATCCAAGAGAGAATTCAGAAGGTAATGGACGACTTGAAGCTGCCCGACGACGTCAGGAACGCCATAAAGCCCTTCAGTGTGTTCGGCTTCGACATGTTACACGCCGGCACTCTTAACGCCAAGTACGGCGCGATACTGGGTATACCCGTTAACTTCACCAACACGGCGGAGCAGCTCCACGAAAATCTGTGCATCAAGGAGGAGCCGGTGGATTGGACGCGGCAGGACGCGCGGATCTTCCTGAAAGCGGTGATGCTCTCCGAGGACGCGCAAAAGTTCGCGATAGCGCGCGAGATCCTGCGAATCCAGGCGGAGGAGCCGTATTTCAACTCGCTCGTGCTGGTTCTGACCGTAGCGGCCCTGTGGACACTCTGCAGCGTTGTATCGTACAGATTTAGATTGCGCGAGGGCAATGCGACAGTGCGGCGTATATTTTACGCGGTCTTCACCTTATTCGGGGTAATACTGTGGCTCGGGGTAAAGGACTATCGGAGCAATCAGCTCGACAAGAGGGACGACGAAGCCCTGTGTCGTTTAGGAGCCGAATATATCAAGGGGGGACAGGAGTTCTACGAAAAAATGTTAATCAGAAACAGAGCTCTGAGGTCTCTCTTAGGGCcggaagggaaaaaaatatataccgcTTACGGAAACGAAGAGACTTTCTTGAGACAGAAGCATATGCCGATCACCCACAGGAAGGATTTCTTCGACTTCCATCTACGAAACTTGGAAGGTATGAAATAA
- the LOC139813473 gene encoding transmembrane protein 177 isoform X2, with translation MNVFSFKYRNVILGVTAIAVGYCAVLTPHTVFLKKYRYMVARYQMSKEVPLGSKIQERIQKVMDDLKLPDDVRNAIKPFSVFGFDMLHAGTLNAKYGAILGIPVNFTNTAEQLHENLCIKEEPVDWTRQDARIFLKAVMLSEDAQKFAIAREILRIQAEEPYFNSLVLVLTVAALWTLCSVVSYRFRLREGNATVRRIFYAVFTLFGVILWLGVKDYRSNQLDKRDDEALCRLGAEYIKGGQEFYEKMLIRNRALRSLLGPEGKKIYTAYGNEETFLRQKHMPITHRKDFFDFHLRNLEGMK, from the exons ATGAATGTATTTTCATTCAAGTATAGGAACGTGATTCTGGGGGTGACTGCGATCGCCGTTGGATATTGCGCGGTCCTCACGCCACACACTGTCTTCCTGAAAAAATACAGATACATGGTGGCCAGATATCA AATGTCCAAGGAAGTGCCGTTAGGCTCTAAAATCCAAGAGAGAATTCAGAAGGTAATGGACGACTTGAAGCTGCCCGACGACGTCAGGAACGCCATAAAGCCCTTCAGTGTGTTCGGCTTCGACATGTTACACGCCGGCACTCTTAACGCCAAGTACGGCGCGATACTGGGTATACCCGTTAACTTCACCAACACGGCGGAGCAGCTCCACGAAAATCTGTGCATCAAGGAGGAGCCGGTGGATTGGACGCGGCAGGACGCGCGGATCTTCCTGAAAGCGGTGATGCTCTCCGAGGACGCGCAAAAGTTCGCGATAGCGCGCGAGATCCTGCGAATCCAGGCGGAGGAGCCGTATTTCAACTCGCTCGTGCTGGTTCTGACCGTAGCGGCCCTGTGGACACTCTGCAGCGTTGTATCGTACAGATTTAGATTGCGCGAGGGCAATGCGACAGTGCGGCGTATATTTTACGCGGTCTTCACCTTATTCGGGGTAATACTGTGGCTCGGGGTAAAGGACTATCGGAGCAATCAGCTCGACAAGAGGGACGACGAAGCCCTGTGTCGTTTAGGAGCCGAATATATCAAGGGGGGACAGGAGTTCTACGAAAAAATGTTAATCAGAAACAGAGCTCTGAGGTCTCTCTTAGGGCcggaagggaaaaaaatatataccgcTTACGGAAACGAAGAGACTTTCTTGAGACAGAAGCATATGCCGATCACCCACAGGAAGGATTTCTTCGACTTCCATCTACGAAACTTGGAAGGTATGAAATAA
- the LOC139813473 gene encoding transmembrane protein 177 isoform X3 encodes MVARYQMSKEVPLGSKIQERIQKVMDDLKLPDDVRNAIKPFSVFGFDMLHAGTLNAKYGAILGIPVNFTNTAEQLHENLCIKEEPVDWTRQDARIFLKAVMLSEDAQKFAIAREILRIQAEEPYFNSLVLVLTVAALWTLCSVVSYRFRLREGNATVRRIFYAVFTLFGVILWLGVKDYRSNQLDKRDDEALCRLGAEYIKGGQEFYEKMLIRNRALRSLLGPEGKKIYTAYGNEETFLRQKHMPITHRKDFFDFHLRNLEGMK; translated from the exons ATGGTGGCCAGATATCA AATGTCCAAGGAAGTGCCGTTAGGCTCTAAAATCCAAGAGAGAATTCAGAAGGTAATGGACGACTTGAAGCTGCCCGACGACGTCAGGAACGCCATAAAGCCCTTCAGTGTGTTCGGCTTCGACATGTTACACGCCGGCACTCTTAACGCCAAGTACGGCGCGATACTGGGTATACCCGTTAACTTCACCAACACGGCGGAGCAGCTCCACGAAAATCTGTGCATCAAGGAGGAGCCGGTGGATTGGACGCGGCAGGACGCGCGGATCTTCCTGAAAGCGGTGATGCTCTCCGAGGACGCGCAAAAGTTCGCGATAGCGCGCGAGATCCTGCGAATCCAGGCGGAGGAGCCGTATTTCAACTCGCTCGTGCTGGTTCTGACCGTAGCGGCCCTGTGGACACTCTGCAGCGTTGTATCGTACAGATTTAGATTGCGCGAGGGCAATGCGACAGTGCGGCGTATATTTTACGCGGTCTTCACCTTATTCGGGGTAATACTGTGGCTCGGGGTAAAGGACTATCGGAGCAATCAGCTCGACAAGAGGGACGACGAAGCCCTGTGTCGTTTAGGAGCCGAATATATCAAGGGGGGACAGGAGTTCTACGAAAAAATGTTAATCAGAAACAGAGCTCTGAGGTCTCTCTTAGGGCcggaagggaaaaaaatatataccgcTTACGGAAACGAAGAGACTTTCTTGAGACAGAAGCATATGCCGATCACCCACAGGAAGGATTTCTTCGACTTCCATCTACGAAACTTGGAAGGTATGAAATAA